The sequence below is a genomic window from Sphingobacterium sp. ML3W.
TTGTATGAAAATCGTCCTACATACCCTGCTCTTCCACTTTCAGATTCCGAACCATTTGCCAATTGGTCGACAGTTGGCCCAGCCACAAATTGATCGAACAAAATTTGATATTGTTGACGTGTGGCTGTTAATGAGCTTCCCATATCTTTAGCTTGTTCATATACCCCAGTAAAATCCACACCATGCTTTCCAAATTGTCTATTATACAGCAAATAAGCTTGAAGTAACAAAGTACTACCATCGCCACGCTGTGCCATTAGATTGGGCGGATTTCCCAATAAAGGAGTTTTACTGCCGTTGGCATAAGATGGAGCAGTCAAATTCCAAGACTTATCTTTTGAATTCCACATATTATAGTTACCATTCGCTTTCAAAGTAAGTCCCTCCAAAAAAGGAGCAGTATACTCAAAAGAGAGAACACTATTAAATATTCTAGAATTCGATTTGTAATATCCCGATTGATTAGACAATTCTATTGCTGGGTTATCAGTTGTATTTGCCGACGGTAATCCAAACTCATTGTAGGCAAGTTGTGAAGACCTCTTTTGTTGAATATGTTGATAAAATGCACCATAAGAAGAGGCTGTAGACGAATTTGGTATCACATTATCTTCAATAAAACCATCCAATCCAGCTGTCACCTTAAGATTCACCTCTTTAAAATTACTCACGGTATTCAAACGGTAAGTCATGCGTTTATTGTGGTTATTATCCGTACGTAAATTACTGTTCTGGTTATAGTAAGATCCAGAAGCATAGTAAGTCAATTTCTCTGTCCCTGAGGTCATCGAGAGGTCATGTCGCTGTTCTGTCGCATGGTCTTTTAGACCCACCTTTTGCCAATCTGTATTCGGATATTCAAAGGGCTTTTCTTGTGTACGATAATATTCCAATATATTATCAGGGGTAGGGATTTGTAAACCCTCAAATCTGTACAGTTCATTAATCGCTTTCAGATTTTCATAAGAGCTCAGCTTTTTAGGAAAAATGGTAGGCTGCGAAAGCGTCTGATTGAATGTATAATTGATGTCCATCTGACCATTACGTCCTTTCTTTGTTGTCACCAAAATGACACCATTTCCACCTTGAGCACCATATAGGGCTGTAGCAGCAGCATCTTTCAAGACAGAGTAACTTTCGATATCACCTGGATTGATATTGACAAAGTCATTAGCAGTTCGTATCACATTGTCAATCACATAAAGTGGTGTACCTGCACCACGAATAGATACATTACTCTTTGCACCCGGGGCTCCCGAATTACTGGTCACAATCACGCCCTGCATACGACCCGCAATACCATCATTTATTGACTGTACGGGCATCTTGGCTACATTATCAATATCCAACGTACTGACAGAACTATTGATTTTTTTCCGACTGCTACGACCATATCCCACTACAACCACTTCATCCAATGCAGCAACATCACGAATCATTGTTATCAACATATCGTTTTGCCCAGCTTGTACCACTTGCATAAAATAACCAACATATGAAAATTGGATTGTTGCATTAGGTTTACAATCCGTTAGTGTGAAATGACCATTATTATCCGAAGTCGTCCCATTTAAAGTTCCATTCTCAAGCACAGAAACACCAACAATGGGCTCGCCCTCTTCGTTTACAATCTTCCCTTTCACCGTCCATTTCTGCGTTTGCATTTCTTTCTGCGGGAACAAGTATATCATACCGTCTGTTATTTTGTAACCTATGGCCCGCTTCTTTTTCAATACATTAAGCGCATCTTCTAAATCCATATTACTAAAATCGGCATCGACATTACCGAGCGATTCAATAAAATCAACATTATAAAAGATATCATGATTTGATTGTTTCTTGATCTGTTCCAGTATTTTTGCAAGGGGAGCATTTTTTACTTTCAGCGTTATTTTTTGAGAAAATGCCGCTCCATAGGAGACTAAAGTACCCAAAAGGGTCATTGTGACGATTAATTTCATAATCAATAAGTCATATATAATCGTTTTATGCTTGATTTTTAGACAATAGAGTACATCATACAATTTCTTGTATAGAATTTTAAAATTCATACTTTTGTAAGGTTAGGTTAATAAGATTAGTTTTTTTAGATTCCTGACATCATCGGATGTGCTGGTACCACATCCGATTCGTTTGTTAACTTGGGTTTTCTTTTATCATGATCATTTTTTAAAGGTTAACTGGTTATTTATTAGTTTTATCTGTAGATTACCGACTTCGTTTAATAAGTCGAGAACTTGTACGATGGTATAATCCTGCGGTATAGTCCCCTGAAAGCGTAAATTGGGTACTGTTTCCCAATCCACTTCCACATTATACCAGCGGGTCAGATCTTTTAACATTACTTTTAGCGGTGTATTGTTATAGACAAACTTTCCTTTGGTCCACCCCAATATCTCAGCATGGTCCGTTATTGTTTTCTGATTTATTTCTTTTTGATCTTTTGGTATATCCAATTGGTCGCCAGGCTTCAAAAAACGCTCTGCCTCTATTTGATTATCGCGAATTACTTTAACAGATACCTTACCTTCAAACAGGGCCGTAGAAGATACATCTTCATCTCCATAATTCCGGACATTGAATTTAGTTCCGAATACTTGAATCAATTGATCCGGAGTTTTAACATAAAAAGCTTTATTATTTACATGTGCCACTTCAAAATACCCTTCCCCCACGAGTTCTGTCTGTCTTTTATCGGTATTAAAAAGAAGTGGAAATTTAAATTCAGACATCGAATTGACCAAAGCAGAGCTACCGTCAGCCAATATCACTTGAACATGCTTTCCTTTAGGTACATCAAGTTGGACCCACTCCATAATATCCGACTGGCTATTATTGTTGTAAACCTGAATTTTATCTACTGATATTTGCACTACACGAGCCCGACTATTTTCAAATAACAACTTCCGTCCATTGATTAGAGTGTCCAGAACAACCTCTTGTCCATTTGCAAATTTCAGCTTAGGTTGTACAGTCAGCGTACTTACCAGTTCGGTAACAGTTTTCTTAGTCGTATCAGAATTTAAGATGAACACATAATAGGATAAGGAAACTGCCAATAATAAACAAGCAGCTGCATAAGGCATCCATCTAATAAATCTTCTAGCAAATCTTTTTGAGGAATCACGTCCTACATATTGGGCAAGATGCTGATCTGTCTTCAAAAAAGCATGTCGCATTTTAAGTTGAAAATCAAGATTATCACTTAATTCTTCAGACCAGTTCTCTTCTATTAGATTTTTTAGACTATCTTCATAATCGACCTCGTCAAAATAAGTGAACAAAAGTTCTAACTCTTGTTCATCACATTCTTTTCGCAAATACTTTGCGAATAGCTGATTTAATTCTTGTTCACGCAATGGTTTATTGGTATTGATTGTAAGTAATACGAATCGTAAAGAAAAACCAACTACTTAAAAATGTGAAAAAATAAAAATAATAAATAAATCTCTGATTTCCAGTTGTTTTTAATAATTCGAGTTGCTTTTACAATATGATTATTCACTGTTGCAATAGAGATATTAAGCATTTTTGACACCTCTTCATAACTTCTCCCTTCCAATTTACAGAGCACATATACATGTCTACATTTTTCTGGTACCATCTCTAATATTTGATCTAAATAAGCTTGAGTTTCTTTCAGATCAAGAGCAGTTTCAATATCGTTACTGGAGGTTTTAAGATAAAAACTTTTAAATGTATCCAATTTAATCCGATCAGCAGATATTTGGCGGAAATGGTCATATATTAGATTTTTGGCTATCATATAGATATAGGCTTTAAAAGATTTATCAGGGTCTAAATTCTCACGTTGGCCCCAAATTCTGACAAATACATCCTGAAAAATTTCTTGACTCAATTCATGAGATTTTATCATTTTAAAAATAGCTGTATAGATCAAGGGGCGATAGTAATGGTACAAGGATTCAAAAGCTGATTTACTTCCAGTAATTAACTCTTTAACCTTAATCCTTTCCTCTTCTCGTTCCATTTTAATTGGTTATTTTAATAGTCAGACATAAAACTGAATTTCAAAAATATAACTAAATTTAGAAAAACAAAATTATTACCTGGTTTTGTTATGTAAAACAATCAAACAGTTCAGGTAAATAAGGGAGCTAATTCAAGTGATCATGATTTAGCTCCCCAACCGGTTCATATTAATGCTTCAATAATATTAATTTTTACGTCCTACTCGACCCAACAATCGACTCGTTAGGAAGCTCACTATTGTACCTATAGCAGCCATCACTACGGTCTGTAGGACATCCCCTAAAGAAACCGACGCCCAGATGGAGCATAACGTACCACCCAAAGTACCAATGCGGATATCATTCATTTTCATCCGGCACCTCCATTTCTTTCTTTAGCACGATCTCTTGTTTTACTGAAACTTCATCAGCTCGTGCATCAACCGATTGACGGTTATCATTCGACACAGGAGGTTCCTCCCGATTTGCGCTATCATCAAGACTCTCCTCTTTATCCAACACCGTCTCCACTACGCCCAATCCTAAGGCAATATATTTCAGGATATTCAAGGCTTTCCCGGCAATTTTACCGGCGCCAACAAGACCACTTGCAACACCCGACTTATTTTTTTTAGTATCTTTTTCATTTGTATAAAAGTTATTTGGTTAGAGAACTAGATAGATATGAGCATAGATTTTAAAATCATCCTATCCAATTGTGAATAGTTAGGGAAGCAAGCCAATGCTCACCTCCCTAAAAACTCATTGACACTAACTTTTCGTTTATGCCAATACCAATTCGCCCAGATAATAACTCAACGACGTTTTTACCCCATCACGATGCCCAGTAAAGATCCAACCCTCCAGCGTATCGCCAGCATAACTAAGGGGCAAAGATAACGACAGCATCGCATCTACCCGAGTAGCTGACTCCAGAATACTGAAGAAATTTTTGGTCCTATTATACATCAACAGTACCACCGAATCGTCATCAAAAGCATTGAATTTATTCGTGTCGGGGGTCCAAGTCAATTCCAATTCACCAGGCGCATTCTCATACCAAGAAACGCCCATTAAATTGGATAAACCACCTTTTGAAATCACCACTTTCGCATAATCTATTGCCAATGCAGGGTACGTACCCGATATACCCGAATTGAGCAAAGCCTGTAAGGCCTTGTTATAACCCGTTGCTTTTCCCAATGATTTGTCCGAGTACCCCAAGTTGAGCAAATCTTTGATTGGAGATAAAAATGCTACTGCCAAAGCAAATTTAGCACGTTGTGCAATCTGACCATCCGTAGCCTTTTTTCCTGTTATTTTTGGTAGTGAACGAACGTAATCTACACTTCGCCATGAGCTTCCTACGATGCTGCCCACTTTACCGGAGTACGCCCCGACTATACCTTTTAAAAATTTTGCCATTTCTTTAATTTTCAATTGTTTATAAATAGACCTGCATGCCGGTCATTACTGATATCGAGAACTAAAGTAGGGGCAAAATCAAAGTAAAAAGAACAATGATAGGACATGATAGTAGATGATAGTCGTGCCTATCACCTACTATCATAATGATTAGAATAATGACCAAAATCGATGCAATAAAAAAGGTCGAACCATGCACGATGGTTCGACCTTATTTCAAGATTGTTCCGTATCTGTGGGTAGACAGATACGGGTAGACAAAGGGGCTTTATCGGCCGTTATTCGACACGTTGTCGAAGCCCAGTCGAAGCGCTCCCGAACAAGTGTCGAACAAGTCCCGAACAAGTGTCGAAGCGGCCACGAACAACAGTCGAACAAACCTCGAACAGCTTGTCCCGAAAAAGGACTATATCCGTCCCCTCCGCTTCCCTTCTGCCAATTGCTGGACCAGATCCTCTTTAAAAAAATAATGGCGTTTTCCTTTTCTTCGCGGTACCAACTCCCCTTGCCTTACCCAGCGGTAGTACGTTGCGGTCGAAATATTCAAAATCTCAACCACTTGGTTGATATCCATCAACCCAGAAATCTGCGAAAGATCGTCTTCGATTATCGCATGTTGCTGCAGTTGCACAGGCAAAGATGGCTCTTCCTTAGGTGCAGATTTTTCCAATAAACTGATAATGGTTTCCAGTTGTTGGCAGATTCGTTTTATTAAACTTAACATAAAATTTACTGTTAAAGCCCGGCACCGAATCCATGGGTTTCAAGATCAAGATTGCACCACCTCGCACCCCAATACCTAAGCGGTCATTCATTTCAACTATCACTTACAAAATCTGAATGAAAGGTATCGTACAATCTCGCAACATCCATTTTTAGCAAGTTATCATACTCCCAAAAATTATCATATCTTTCCTTTAATCGACCTGTTTTCAACAGCTTGGTCATACGTTCATTACCCAGTTTATCATCTATGATCGCTCTAAAAAAAGCAACCATAACGACATCTTTTTTACCACTCCCGTGCACCCCCGGTTTCAAATTCTTTTCACAATACAACATATTGACAAAAGCATCCTTAGAAATTTTTACCATCCACGGATTTTCCATCAATTGATTTGCAACCACAGTAGGTAATAACCATTTACTTCCATCAGCATAAATAGCGAAATAAGCATTTTCTACCCTTTCCATGATCATCAGTTCGAATACAAATTTTAGAATTTCAGTAGATGAAACCCGATGCAGGTTCCTTTCATAGATGTAGTTCAACAGTACATGTACCTTACGGCTTTCAATCCAAAGTATCGGTAGTGATTTTTCTTCAGAGATGACCATCCCTTCTTCCAATAGCTTGACCCTGTCGCTCAACAGTGCAACCACATGGGTCAAGGCTTCTTTTTCGATCAGCAATTGTTTGGATAAGTGCCCTTTTTCCTTCATTTCAACAGACAGGTTTTCATTGCATTTTTTCAACTCTTCCTTACTGCTAGACAGTGCTCTATTCTGCGACAACAATTCGGTTTTTATATCCACCAATTTGCGATTAACATTTACCAAAGAACTGTTATTAACTTTCAACAATTGATTTTCCTCCAACAACCTCTTCTCTTCACCAAAAGAGAACAACGACAGCTTTGGATGAAAAAACAGGTAGATACAATAAAGAAATATGGGGATGATAAAAAACCAGAAATCGGCCTTAAAATAGGCCATAGAAAAAAGTGAGGTGCTGGTTCTCCCTACTATAACGGTATACAATAAAATCAAATGAAATACCCAAATGACAAATACAGTAGCTAGCAAGAATAAGATCAACTTGACAGTTGTGGGTAGTTGTTGAAACCTTGAACCAAAATTAAAGGCATGCATTACTCGAGCTATATAATACAAGTAAAGTACCAACAAGGGCATGGTGAGCAAAATAGTCAACCAAATTATGGGTCTCTCCACTCGGGGCATCAGATTGTCCCAAGCACTTCCCAAATTAATTAAAAGTGCATAGAATACAACTCCAGTAGCATACCAGACATGTTTGGAGTTCAATTTAATTGTAAGCATAGATTTTTAACAAATTGTTTTATAAAAAGCAACAATTATAGCAAAATTAAAAATAGATGCAACCATTTTTTTTAATAATAAAAACTAAAAAATGTTTTTTACTAAAAAACAAACAAAAACCTTAATTAAGGTTAAAATACGGGCTATTATTATAATGATAAGCAAATGTTCACAAATGTGAACATTTGGGATATTCATAGCAAATGTCCCTTGACAGCATCAAAAAATGTGTATTTATTTGCATTTCATTAAATCTGAACTTACAAACATGAAAAATTCTTTCAACAACGCAGGTGTTGCGACTTTTCACCATTATCTATTTTTATTGCACATCACCGATCGCCAGGTAGTCATCGATCTGGTACGTGCCGATCTAGGGCAGTTCCTACTCGATTATTTCGACATGAGTCCCAGCCAACAAGCATTTATTATGACTATGACAAATGATTTTAAAGAAACCACAGGTGCAGGTATTGCCGAAACATGGGAATCTGGACAAGCCGTCCAATTTCAGAAAGATACGCCAGCACCAGGAGAGGATGTCAAGGACCTGGTCGTTATTGACCCCAGTTCACTGTTCAATACCACTTCTTCACGAATCCCCATTTCCATCCATATTCGATATCGTTCAGCTCAGTAAACCAATTAAGGAAAATTGCACCGATCACAATCCTTCCTTGTATTCCCAAAAAAATCAATTACTGGAGTATAAGCAATAATTCGAAGTAATGGGAATGGCCCACCTCTGACCGGACACCCAGGTTCGGTCAGTATTGAGACATTTCACATCACCCAATAAACCAAAATATGAGAAAAACCAAAGAAGAAATAATGGATATCATTTTTAAGGACATCTATTCCAATTGGAAAACAGATATCCCTGAACTGGCCTATGCATTTGAAGAAGTACAATTCATCAAAGGAGAACAATTGACCAACAATTGGGGAGATCTATATTTCCTGACTGAAGGTATGATGGGTAAATATGACAAGACCTGTCCAGTACGCTACGCCCTACCGGGCGAACCCTTATTAATCCCTAACAGCCGACATAACTTTCAGTTTCGAGCGGCAAGCGATACTAAAGCCTATGTCATGAGTAGACAAGCGTTGCACGCCATGAATCAAAGCAATAGTAAGTTCTTCGAATTTTATACCTACCTAATCGATAAACAGCAGCAACACATCGATTATAGGCAACAATTACTTTGCATAGCCAATTTTGATAAATATGAATTTGTATTAAAAAAATACCCATACATCAGAACGCATATCAAACATAAAGAACTAGCACTTTTTATGGGAGTCAGTGTTGAATATTTAAGACAATTATATAGAAATTCTTTTTGATAAAAAACATTACAACATGATTTCCAAGACATTAATCTCCACTTAAACACTAGAAAGGAGCATTTTTAAGAAAATGGCGATTTTATGCTCAAACATTTGTGCATAAAATCGCAATTCATTGGTGTCAAAATCGCAAATAACACCAAAAAGTTCTGTTCACCTTTGAAATATCAGATCGGTCATCGCATGATATGCCCGAAACAAAAAGAAGAAAATAGCACGTAACGAGTACCGTTATCAAGCGGATTTCCGATCTGATTTAAACAAGAGGTAAACATGGAACAACAAGATACAAACCAAAAAGGATTTGCTGAGCGGCAGCCAAATTGCACAAGCCAAGACAGCTTGCATGCAAGCTTCTGGCCATCAGCATTACGCTGCAAGGAGGCCGATCAGCTTGCGCTGGGTAGCAAGATCCTATTGGGAAGCTGCTGTTGTGCCGGTCCGGTGCGCGATGCACAGGGACGCCGCCACGTACCTTTCCCCGCGTCTGCGGTACAGACAATTAGAAAAAACAAAAAAGTCGCGGGCGGATGGTGTACCAGTTGGTTCGCCACTGCAATTTAACGTGCAAATAATTATGATAACATGCAATGTGTATAGAGATACGCATTGAAATAACACCAATAAATTTCACTTTATTTATACTTGTCAATTATGGCACTATTTAATTTTACGGGCACAGACCCATCGCAACCTTCACATTATAGCTTAGCAACAACTACTCCTACATGCCCTCCACCTACACAGCAAATGTGTACACTTCAGGCCATGAACGATGGTGCTAACAATCCAGTTATTACTGATGCTCTGAAAAATGAAATCATCAATTCATTACAGAATGAGATAAATGGATTAAATGTGAGTTTAAAATCGAGATAAGCGATTTTAGTAAACTTATCGACATCAGCGATTGCTACATAAGTAATAGGGTATGACGAAGAGTCATACCCTAATTGATTTAACTTTTAAAACATACAATATGAATTGGTTTAAACTAACGGGCACAGACCCATCAAATCCATCACATTACACTTTGGTATCTTCAGCACCTATTTGTATAGCTCCTCCTCAGAGACTTTGTGCCATTTATGCATTGAATGACGGAAGTGGTCAACCTGTAATCACTGATGCATTGAAAAATGAAATGATTAATGCATTGCAAAATCAAGTAAACACGACAAACGTACTCTTGGAATCCAGATAGTGCATTCATCCGTAATGCATTAATAAAGGGTATGATCTCACCATCATACCCTTTGTATTTAATTATTCATTTACCTCCTCAATCACCAATACTTCCTGCATGCCCCGACCTAAAACCGCTTCAATACCATAAGCAGCTAATTGTGCATTCAATTCTTCCAAGTTTGAATAAGAACCAATTATAATCTCCTCTTTACTATCGACCAAGTCTAAAACTGGCGGAAATTTTTTACCAAGATCAGTCATTACAGCCAGCACAGCGCTATTGGCAAAGTTCATTTTTCTTTCACTTAATACTCCTTTATACAGGATAATAGGGCATGCTTTTAATATTAGACAATCCATTTCTTGCATCTCTTTATAAGACCGGATACCAAAAAAACTATGTAGATCATTCAACACTAAACGTGATTGAGCTGAATCGCTTCGCGGT
It includes:
- a CDS encoding RNA polymerase sigma factor; translation: MEREEERIKVKELITGSKSAFESLYHYYRPLIYTAIFKMIKSHELSQEIFQDVFVRIWGQRENLDPDKSFKAYIYMIAKNLIYDHFRQISADRIKLDTFKSFYLKTSSNDIETALDLKETQAYLDQILEMVPEKCRHVYVLCKLEGRSYEEVSKMLNISIATVNNHIVKATRIIKNNWKSEIYLLFLFFHIFK
- a CDS encoding DUF6266 family protein, encoding MAKFLKGIVGAYSGKVGSIVGSSWRSVDYVRSLPKITGKKATDGQIAQRAKFALAVAFLSPIKDLLNLGYSDKSLGKATGYNKALQALLNSGISGTYPALAIDYAKVVISKGGLSNLMGVSWYENAPGELELTWTPDTNKFNAFDDDSVVLLMYNRTKNFFSILESATRVDAMLSLSLPLSYAGDTLEGWIFTGHRDGVKTSLSYYLGELVLA
- a CDS encoding SusC/RagA family TonB-linked outer membrane protein — encoded protein: MNFKILYKKLYDVLYCLKIKHKTIIYDLLIMKLIVTMTLLGTLVSYGAAFSQKITLKVKNAPLAKILEQIKKQSNHDIFYNVDFIESLGNVDADFSNMDLEDALNVLKKKRAIGYKITDGMIYLFPQKEMQTQKWTVKGKIVNEEGEPIVGVSVLENGTLNGTTSDNNGHFTLTDCKPNATIQFSYVGYFMQVVQAGQNDMLITMIRDVAALDEVVVVGYGRSSRKKINSSVSTLDIDNVAKMPVQSINDGIAGRMQGVIVTSNSGAPGAKSNVSIRGAGTPLYVIDNVIRTANDFVNINPGDIESYSVLKDAAATALYGAQGGNGVILVTTKKGRNGQMDINYTFNQTLSQPTIFPKKLSSYENLKAINELYRFEGLQIPTPDNILEYYRTQEKPFEYPNTDWQKVGLKDHATEQRHDLSMTSGTEKLTYYASGSYYNQNSNLRTDNNHNKRMTYRLNTVSNFKEVNLKVTAGLDGFIEDNVIPNSSTASSYGAFYQHIQQKRSSQLAYNEFGLPSANTTDNPAIELSNQSGYYKSNSRIFNSVLSFEYTAPFLEGLTLKANGNYNMWNSKDKSWNLTAPSYANGSKTPLLGNPPNLMAQRGDGSTLLLQAYLLYNRQFGKHGVDFTGVYEQAKDMGSSLTATRQQYQILFDQFVAGPTVDQLANGSESESGRAGYVGRFSYNYDAKYFLDASLRYDGLDLFPKQKQWGTFYALSGGYAVSEEKFFNNLKERNILNYLKIRGSYGLVGSAEGISPFTYVPGYSINANAWVVDGRPVQGTSEPGSLPSTMFSWYSIRERNIGLDFSSMNNRLSGSFDYFYKRTTGYVVADTRYAATLGIGLPPINFDPGAMRRHGAEFNLTWNDKKGDFSYKVGVNFTYFDQLWERNPGEDDAALKNPYTRQSGAANWGLETGYINQGFYQNNEDLLYGARRISSINAIAGDLRYQDFNGDGKIDGSDQIRIGDATFPRINYGTTIDLGYKAWSLSAVIMGSGNRDRYLGSIMQGSNPDNMLIYGFQQDYWRTDNTDALYPRQVSSTGVNGNNNFVNSDFWILPSRFVRLKYFQLGYDLKAHVLKNTKFKQFRVFASGTNLLTISNTKKFFVDPESDQNNANYPIQRTVSIGVNVGF
- a CDS encoding Crp/Fnr family transcriptional regulator gives rise to the protein MRKTKEEIMDIIFKDIYSNWKTDIPELAYAFEEVQFIKGEQLTNNWGDLYFLTEGMMGKYDKTCPVRYALPGEPLLIPNSRHNFQFRAASDTKAYVMSRQALHAMNQSNSKFFEFYTYLIDKQQQHIDYRQQLLCIANFDKYEFVLKKYPYIRTHIKHKELALFMGVSVEYLRQLYRNSF
- a CDS encoding FecR family protein, with translation MREQELNQLFAKYLRKECDEQELELLFTYFDEVDYEDSLKNLIEENWSEELSDNLDFQLKMRHAFLKTDQHLAQYVGRDSSKRFARRFIRWMPYAAACLLLAVSLSYYVFILNSDTTKKTVTELVSTLTVQPKLKFANGQEVVLDTLINGRKLLFENSRARVVQISVDKIQVYNNNSQSDIMEWVQLDVPKGKHVQVILADGSSALVNSMSEFKFPLLFNTDKRQTELVGEGYFEVAHVNNKAFYVKTPDQLIQVFGTKFNVRNYGDEDVSSTALFEGKVSVKVIRDNQIEAERFLKPGDQLDIPKDQKEINQKTITDHAEILGWTKGKFVYNNTPLKVMLKDLTRWYNVEVDWETVPNLRFQGTIPQDYTIVQVLDLLNEVGNLQIKLINNQLTFKK
- a CDS encoding helix-turn-helix domain-containing protein → MLSLIKRICQQLETIISLLEKSAPKEEPSLPVQLQQHAIIEDDLSQISGLMDINQVVEILNISTATYYRWVRQGELVPRRKGKRHYFFKEDLVQQLAEGKRRGRI